The DNA region GTCTGGGCCGACTACGAGGCCGCGATCGCCGGCGGCGACCTAACCCTCGCCCCCGAGAAGGCGGCGCCGGACGATCCGCACCCGGGCCGCTACCTCAACCCGCACCTGAAGGTCGAGGCGATCGACCGGCTGCTGAAGCATCCCGTGCTGATGAACTTCAGCAGCATGGTGCTGGGCCGTCCCGCGATCCCGTTCCAGACCATCGCGTCCCACAAGGGCAGCCAGCAATCCGAGCACTCGGACTCGATCCACATGACGACCTACCCGCTCGGCTACCTGGCCGCCTGCTGGGTCGCCATGGAGGACATCCACGCGGATGCGGGGCCGCTGGTCTACTATCCCGGCACCCACCGCCTGCCGTACCTGTTCAGCCACGACGTCGGCATCACCACGGACGAGTTCCGCGAGCGCGGCTACGGCGCCTATTCCGAGCGCTACGAGCCGGCGATCAAGCAGGAGATCCGGGAGCACGGGGCGACGCCGGCCTACTTCACGGCGCGCAAGGGCGACGTGCTGTTCTGGCACGCGAACCTGCTGCACGGCGGCTCTGCGCGGG from Methylobacterium sp. NMS14P includes:
- a CDS encoding phytanoyl-CoA dioxygenase family protein → MAQGFARAASLARTVGTTVRNLALGRDDVPPLAPHLPPAPSHTVDADIPVDIGCIKVFRAESFPESGPSPWLDQPDALDIVARRVARREITPRQAEICRSWVEHGYYVLRGAIDPETIDEVWADYEAAIAGGDLTLAPEKAAPDDPHPGRYLNPHLKVEAIDRLLKHPVLMNFSSMVLGRPAIPFQTIASHKGSQQSEHSDSIHMTTYPLGYLAACWVAMEDIHADAGPLVYYPGTHRLPYLFSHDVGITTDEFRERGYGAYSERYEPAIKQEIREHGATPAYFTARKGDVLFWHANLLHGGSARADMQRSRKALVHHYFAEGCICYHDLSATTSAVHGPVESLPTCGASSPDIAVRERISL